In the genome of Candoia aspera isolate rCanAsp1 chromosome 1, rCanAsp1.hap2, whole genome shotgun sequence, one region contains:
- the CMPK2 gene encoding UMP-CMP kinase 2, mitochondrial has product MLQGSMVGFLRLLRSTMEVPPKRLSPTQAGWLERSFVAESAGGDVDYFALSSAGGDSANRARPRCFLPPPGRSYSFGIPAAPAPRERVRAARLHRAVQCRLKRAPWGARGRVLPLLTYSPHGAVLEKGFLVQDEQGLPETQAFLEQLLSFLLPAPAHLSVYEEAKSGGLCCALWRLKGAGQDKELLSRAQVVAAEEPEFHPAVAHLLGNTVFRSWEAAREVLEECTSIIPEAGLILELVDKCPKHPKKGNFPVIVIEGLDATGKTTVTHLLKDSLNAVLLRTPPSCVSQWRKIFDDEPPLIRRAFYALTNYIVASEIAHESAKSLVIVDRYWHSTAAYAIAAEIPGKVQNLPPSHHLVYHWPDDLLSPDIVLLLTVSPEERVRRLQGRGMEKTKEEVELAANDSFRLKVEESYRRMKNPTCQILDASPSKEDVAKAALHLIKSQCRFL; this is encoded by the exons ATGCTGCAGGGCAGCATGGTTGGGTTCCTCCGGCTGCTGAGATCAACCATGGAAGTGCCGCCCAAGCGCCTGTCTCCTACCCAAGCGGGCTGGCTCGAGCGCTCCTTCGTCGCTGAATCGGCAGGCGGCGATGTGGATTATTTCGCCCTGAGCAGCGCCGGTGGGGACTCTGCCAACCGCGCGCGGCCCCGATGCTTTTTGCCGCCTCCGGGCAGAAGCTATTCTTTTGGCATCCCCGCGGCGCCAGCCCCGCGGGAGCGCGTCAGAGCGGCCAGGCTGCACAGAGCTGTGCAGTGCCGACTCAAGCGGGCGCCTTGGGGGGCTCGGGGCAGAGTCCTGCCGCTCCTCACTTACAGCCCTCACGGAGCAGTGCTGGAGAAAGGCTTCCTAGTTCAGGACGAGCAGGGGCTGCCGGAGACCCAGGCCTTCTTGGAACAGCTGCTGAGCTTCCTGCTCCCAGCGCCAGCCCACCTTTCTGTGTACGAGGAGGCCAAAAGCGGCGGGCTCTGCTGTGCCTTGTGGCGCCTTAAGGGGGCAGGACAGGATAAAGAGCTGCTTAGTAGAGCACAGGTCGTGGCCGCTGAAGAACCGGAATTCCATCCTGCCGTTGCTCACCTTCTCGGCAATACCGTGTTCAGATCCTGGGAAGCTGCCCGCGAAGTGCTAGAGGAA TGCACTTCAATAATTCCTGAAGCCGGATTGATTCTAGAACTTGTGGATAAGTGTCCTAAGCATCCAAAGAAAGGGAATTTTCCCGTAATAGTTATTGAAGGGCTGGATGCAACGG GCAAAACAACAGTAACTCATCTTTTGAAAGATTCACTGAATGCTGTGCTCTTGAGGACTCCTCCATCTTGTGTTAGCCAGTGGCGGAAGATTTTTGATGATGAACCACCACTCATACGGAGAGCATTCTATGCACTGACTAACTACATTGTGGCTTCTGAAATAGCTCACGAATCCGCTAAGTCACTGGTGATTGTAGACAG ATACTGGCATAGCACTGCAGCATATGCAATTGCAGCGGAAATACCTGGGAAAGTGCAGAATCTCCCTCCATCTCATCATCTGGTGTATCACTGGCCTGATGaccttctgagcccagacatTGTCTTGCTGTTAACTGTTAGTCCTGAAGAAAGAGTCCGGAGGTTACAGGGACGTGGGATGGAGAAGACAAAAGAAGAGGTTGAGTTGGCAGCAAATGATTCCTTCCGTCTAAA agttgAAGAGTCTTACAGAAGAATGAAAAATCCAACATGTCAAATCCTTGATGCCAGTCCTTCTAAAGAAGATGTGGCTAAAGCTGCTCTACATCTGATTAAAAGTCAGTGCCGTTTTCTATAG